The Methanothrix soehngenii GP6 genome has a window encoding:
- a CDS encoding transglutaminase-like domain-containing protein, translated as MQITMAHGAIWLCMVLLVGLGSAADVPFVFDQSTSGVAGYTSAQIEQDHTTSPDLAGVPIVSSPSDNESLEIPITGGGSGSGTQEKNIGELKRTLDARVEPDNPRVRDEAVVLALKYPGEKTIDQIVSIYDYLKNGDESKKGWGYVSDPRGIDDFMFANQTLRNGERANCVGGGDCDDFAILMSALVESIGGTTRIILARNNSTGGHAYTEVYLGRINNSDSGGQVEAIVDWLKEKLDADKIYTHIDTDTKDVWLNLDWGPDEKGAAHPGGPFYQGDKHIVLCIRDAFSRTPLRLPEAPEDEAEQSTPERQEAGNKSIGQTVTESIQEAVSIDQSRVRQQTTSTSGIEVQSWYKTFGGAKDDIGFSVQQTLDGGYIITGFTESFGAGEKDLWLIKTDDQGNKIWDKTFGGAKDDIGYSVQQTTDGGYMIMGDTASFGVIYGNLWLIKTDEQGNKLWERRFVGQGHGFDSVQQPLDGGYIITGWTSSFGVHGIDLWLIKTDDQGNVLLNRSIDKSGYSGQGNSVQQTLDGGYIITGRIRSAEGSGTDLWLIKTDDQGNMLWDRTYGERGFDEGASVQQTSDGGYIITGEKRSFEAVNSDLWLIKTDDQGNKLWDRTFSGDGYGGEGRSVQQTLDGGYIIMGKSYVEDTDDLWLIKTDANGNKLWDRTFSTANFYQFSSVQQTHDGGYIITGITGFSEGYDWDLCLIKTDAEGNV; from the coding sequence ATGCAGATCACTATGGCTCACGGGGCAATCTGGCTGTGCATGGTACTTCTCGTTGGATTGGGGTCAGCTGCAGATGTGCCCTTCGTCTTTGACCAGAGCACATCGGGCGTAGCTGGCTATACTTCAGCCCAAATCGAGCAGGACCATACCACCTCTCCCGATCTGGCTGGAGTGCCCATCGTCTCTTCGCCGTCTGATAACGAGTCCCTGGAGATCCCGATTACAGGCGGAGGCAGTGGTTCAGGGACACAGGAGAAGAACATCGGAGAGCTCAAGAGGACCCTGGATGCCAGGGTGGAGCCAGATAACCCACGGGTACGAGATGAGGCAGTGGTCCTGGCGCTCAAGTATCCCGGCGAGAAGACCATCGATCAGATAGTCTCCATCTATGACTACCTGAAGAATGGTGATGAATCCAAGAAAGGGTGGGGATACGTATCTGATCCCAGGGGCATAGACGATTTCATGTTCGCCAACCAGACTCTCAGGAATGGCGAGAGAGCGAACTGTGTGGGCGGTGGCGATTGCGATGACTTTGCCATACTCATGTCCGCACTGGTGGAGTCAATCGGCGGAACGACAAGGATCATACTCGCACGAAACAACAGCACCGGGGGGCATGCTTATACCGAGGTCTATCTGGGGAGGATCAATAATAGTGATAGCGGCGGCCAGGTGGAGGCAATCGTCGATTGGCTGAAAGAGAAGCTTGATGCGGATAAGATCTATACCCATATCGATACTGACACTAAAGACGTATGGCTGAACCTGGACTGGGGGCCGGACGAGAAGGGGGCCGCTCACCCCGGTGGACCGTTCTATCAAGGAGACAAGCACATAGTGCTATGCATAAGAGACGCCTTTAGCAGGACCCCGCTAAGGCTGCCGGAGGCACCAGAAGATGAAGCTGAACAAAGCACGCCTGAGCGGCAGGAGGCTGGCAACAAATCTATTGGCCAAACGGTCACTGAATCAATTCAAGAAGCGGTTAGTATCGACCAATCGCGCGTAAGGCAACAGACAACCAGCACCTCAGGCATAGAAGTCCAGTCCTGGTACAAGACATTCGGCGGAGCAAAAGATGATATAGGCTTTTCGGTCCAGCAGACCCTCGATGGCGGGTATATAATTACTGGCTTTACAGAATCCTTCGGGGCAGGCGAAAAAGATCTGTGGCTGATCAAGACCGATGACCAGGGAAACAAGATCTGGGATAAGACCTTTGGCGGAGCAAAAGATGATATAGGCTATTCAGTCCAGCAGACCACCGATGGCGGGTATATGATTATGGGCGACACAGCCTCCTTCGGGGTAATCTACGGCAATTTATGGCTGATAAAAACCGATGAACAGGGAAACAAGCTATGGGAGAGAAGGTTTGTCGGACAAGGTCATGGATTTGATTCAGTCCAGCAGCCCCTCGATGGTGGGTATATCATTACGGGCTGGACATCCTCCTTCGGGGTACACGGTATCGATTTATGGCTGATCAAGACCGATGACCAGGGAAACGTTCTCTTGAATAGAAGCATTGACAAATCTGGATATAGTGGTCAGGGCAACTCAGTCCAGCAGACCCTCGACGGCGGTTATATCATTACTGGCCGTATAAGATCCGCAGAGGGTAGCGGTACCGATTTATGGCTGATCAAGACCGATGACCAGGGAAACATGCTCTGGGATAGGACTTATGGAGAAAGAGGCTTTGATGAGGGCGCGTCAGTCCAGCAGACCAGTGATGGTGGGTATATCATTACTGGCGAAAAACGCTCCTTCGAGGCAGTCAATTCCGATCTGTGGCTGATAAAGACCGATGACCAGGGAAACAAGCTATGGGATAGAACCTTTAGCGGAGATGGGTATGGTGGTGAGGGCCGTTCAGTCCAGCAGACTCTCGACGGCGGATATATCATTATGGGCAAAAGCTACGTGGAAGACACTGATGATCTGTGGCTGATCAAGACCGATGCCAACGGCAATAAGCTATGGGATAGGACCTTTTCCACTGCAAATTTTTATCAGTTCAGTTCAGTCCAACAGACCCACGATGGCGGCTATATCATTACTGGCATAACAGGCTTCTCCGAGGGATATGATTGGGATCTGTGTCTGATCAAGACCGATGCCGAAGGTAATGTATGA